A genomic region of Trichothermofontia sichuanensis B231 contains the following coding sequences:
- a CDS encoding glycerate kinase, with the protein MTLSNATLERLLPTWLAGPGPAADEWAAVIALELADAARARALGITVASVRSHLEQRLALLRSLWPSLEHDFTLFPAAMTEGERLTRLWQVWLPLAQQLATWRSTLKRPLIQGILGVQGTGKTTLVRILQRILAHLGYPTLGISIDDFYKTYAERQRLQRQDPRLIWRGPPGTHDVELGLHVLAQLRQEQFPVAIPRFDKSVWDGAGDRTEPEWVWQGAIVLFEGWMVGLRPLPPAAFEAPPWPIVTTADRAFARDMNQALQAYLPLWAYLDRLMVLHPHDYRLSQQWRQQAEQQMRATGKAGMSEATIAQFVEYFWKALHPALFIPPLLRPPNGADLVLELDDQHRVTALYSANKQPPHPQPLSQSRRGA; encoded by the coding sequence GTGACGCTGAGTAACGCCACCCTCGAACGGCTGTTGCCAACTTGGCTAGCTGGGCCGGGACCCGCTGCTGATGAGTGGGCGGCAGTGATCGCGCTGGAGTTAGCAGATGCCGCACGGGCACGGGCCTTAGGGATAACTGTCGCATCGGTCAGGTCCCACTTGGAACAACGCTTGGCGCTACTGCGATCGCTGTGGCCCAGCCTAGAGCACGATTTCACCCTGTTTCCAGCAGCAATGACCGAGGGCGAGCGCTTGACCCGACTCTGGCAGGTTTGGCTACCCCTCGCCCAACAGTTGGCCACATGGCGATCCACGCTCAAACGCCCCCTGATTCAGGGGATTTTGGGTGTCCAGGGAACAGGCAAAACCACACTGGTCAGAATTTTGCAGCGGATTTTGGCACACCTAGGCTATCCCACGCTGGGGATCTCGATCGATGATTTCTATAAGACCTATGCCGAACGGCAACGGCTCCAACGTCAGGACCCCCGGCTGATCTGGCGGGGGCCACCGGGGACGCATGACGTGGAGTTGGGATTACACGTCTTAGCGCAATTACGTCAGGAACAGTTCCCCGTTGCGATCCCCCGGTTTGACAAGTCAGTTTGGGATGGGGCGGGCGATCGCACGGAGCCAGAGTGGGTCTGGCAGGGAGCGATCGTGCTGTTTGAGGGATGGATGGTGGGGCTACGTCCGTTACCACCGGCTGCCTTTGAAGCACCACCGTGGCCGATTGTGACAACTGCGGATCGGGCCTTTGCCCGTGATATGAACCAGGCACTCCAGGCCTATTTGCCCCTGTGGGCTTACCTCGATCGCCTCATGGTCTTACATCCCCACGACTACCGCCTCAGCCAACAGTGGCGACAACAGGCGGAACAGCAAATGCGGGCCACAGGGAAGGCGGGTATGAGTGAGGCGACGATCGCCCAGTTTGTTGAATACTTTTGGAAAGCCCTCCATCCAGCTCTGTTTATACCACCCCTCCTGCGCCCACCGAACGGGGCCGATCTGGTCTTGGAACTGGATGATCAGCATCGGGTGACAGCGCTGTATTCCGCCAACAAACAGCCCCCTCACCCCCAACCCCTCTCCCAGAGCAGGAGAGGGGCTTAG
- the hisA gene encoding 1-(5-phosphoribosyl)-5-[(5-phosphoribosylamino)methylideneamino]imidazole-4-carboxamide isomerase, with product MCCRDGRGCAMEIIPAIDLLGGKCVRLYQGNYDQVEPFSDDPVQVARQWVEQGATRLHLVDLDGAKMGEPVNLPAIAAILESLRAAPTPIHVQVGGGLRTRERIQTLLDLGVQSVIVGTIAAENPTLVAELCQIFPQRIIVGIDARNGQVAIRGWLETSTLTATALATQMAAIGAAAIIYTDIQRDGTLQGPNLPALREMVEHCPIPVIASGGISSVTDLLSLLSLEAIGLTGAIVGRALYTGAINLREALQAAGPARIQDIPPDFGQSSWA from the coding sequence GTGTGTTGTCGCGATGGGCGTGGCTGTGCGATGGAGATTATTCCAGCGATCGATCTTTTGGGGGGGAAATGTGTTCGCCTTTACCAGGGGAATTATGACCAGGTAGAGCCGTTTAGCGACGATCCCGTCCAGGTGGCTCGGCAATGGGTCGAGCAAGGAGCTACCCGGTTACATTTAGTCGATCTCGATGGGGCTAAGATGGGAGAACCCGTGAATTTACCCGCGATCGCGGCGATCCTGGAGAGCCTGAGGGCTGCACCCACCCCCATTCACGTCCAAGTGGGCGGTGGCTTACGCACTCGTGAGCGCATTCAAACCTTGTTGGACTTGGGTGTCCAGTCCGTTATTGTGGGCACGATCGCCGCGGAAAACCCAACCCTGGTTGCTGAGCTTTGCCAAATCTTTCCCCAACGGATCATCGTAGGCATCGATGCTCGTAATGGTCAGGTAGCGATACGGGGCTGGCTGGAAACCTCAACCCTGACAGCGACAGCCCTGGCCACCCAAATGGCCGCGATCGGTGCCGCAGCCATCATCTACACCGATATTCAACGGGATGGCACTTTGCAAGGTCCCAACCTGCCGGCTTTGCGCGAAATGGTAGAGCACTGTCCAATTCCTGTGATTGCCTCGGGTGGCATAAGTTCGGTGACGGATTTACTCAGTTTACTCAGCCTTGAAGCCATCGGCCTAACCGGCGCGATCGTAGGGCGGGCCTTGTATACCGGTGCGATCAACCTCCGGGAAGCCCTTCAGGCTGCCGGACCAGCACGGATTCAGGATATTCCCCCGGATTTTGGGCAATCCAGTTGGGCCTAG